In Alosa alosa isolate M-15738 ecotype Scorff River chromosome 23, AALO_Geno_1.1, whole genome shotgun sequence, a single window of DNA contains:
- the gpa33a gene encoding glycoprotein A33 (transmembrane), paralog a produces the protein MTKMGDALLTFYVFLIGFSLVMAITVNIPQDNYEFARGDNITLPCSFTTKVASPQAIVTWTVEGDEGEERTILTYYSFSQTLDITEVYEGRVDLLHNIAAGKADLKLNNIALADNKKFECKIQVPKDDEGKPADTARLVVLVAPSPPICAVEGKQEYGRDIKLTCRSEEGSPPPIYKWQSHDVRNTPRPLPPRATDQGGVLSLFNISMETSGYYICTSSNKIRSATCNMTLSVMPMTMNMGMTAGIIGGVVAAILSLILIIYCCCCRKKKVDEEYAMGEPEGGKYHDGEPAEESQINAERGNRERTLDRDRPYERSESDYDGQSDYNHRSDRSHRDDHRDERYDDRYDDRRDRHNDRYDDRYDDRRDSDQYDDDRPSSRNRYNDRGGPPSVPINKPSRNYD, from the exons GATTCTCCTTGGTCATGGCTATAACTGTGAACATCCCTCAAGACAACTACGAGTTTGCTCGTGGGGACAATATTACTCTGCCATGTTCATTCACAACCAAAGTGGCTAGTCCCCAAGCAATTGTAACATGGACTGTGGAAGGTGACGAAGGCGAAGAG CGTACCATACTAACATACTACAGTTTCTCACAAACGCTGGACATCACAGAAGTGTATGAGGGTCGGGTTGATCTACTTCATAACATTGCTGCAGGAAAAGCTGACCTAAAGCTGAACAATATAGCACTTGCGGACAACAAAAAATTTGAGTGTAAGATCCAAGTCCCTAAAGATGATGAGGGTAAACCGGCGGACACTGCCAGACTGGTGGTGCTAG TGGCTCCATCTCCACCCATTTGTGCGGTTGAGGGGAAGCAGGAGTATGGCCGGGACATCAAACTCACCTGTCGGTCAGAGGAGGGCTCCCCGCCACCCATATATAAGTGGCAAAGCCATGACGTCAGAAACACACCCAGGCCTCTGCCCCCAAGAGCTACCGACC AAGGCGGAGTTTTGTCCCTCTTTAATATCTCCATGGAGACATCTGGCTACTACATATGCACATCCTCCAATAAGATAAGATCGGCCACCTGCAACATGACTCTTTCTGTCATGCCAA TGACCATGAACATGGGTATGACCGCAGGGATAATCGGAGGTGTAGTCGCTGCCATCCTCAGCCTAATCTTGATCATCTACTGCTGTTGCTGCCGCAAAAAGAAGGTGGACGAGGAATACGCCATGGG AGAGCCAGAGGGAGGAAAGTATCATGACGGGGAGCCTGCAGAAGAAAGCCAGATTAATGCTGAGCGAGGAAACCGTGAGAGAACCCTAGACCGGGATCGCCCCTATGAGCGGAGTGAATCTGACTATGACGGCCAGAGTGACTACAACCACCGTAGCGACCGCTCTCATAGGGATGACCACCGAGATGAGAGATATGATGATCGTTATGATGACCGACGTGACCGCCACAATGATCGATATGATGACCGTTATGATGACCGGCGTGACAGTGATCAATACGATGATGACCGTCCCTCCAGTCGGAATCGTTACAATGATAGGGGCGGGCCTCCTAGCGTACCTATAAACAAGCCCTCGAGAAATTATGACTGA
- the tmem39a gene encoding transmembrane protein 39A, giving the protein MPGGRRGPSRQQLSRSALPSLQTLVGGGLINGTGLRNRSTNSVGLSAPPLTALITPEPVRHSRIPDLPLDNSLLFEFLLFLYLLVALFVQYINIYRTVWWYPYSQPAASTSLNFHLMDYHLAVFITVMLARRLVWTIILEASQTSPCSLVRYVLVIAARLSLLTLCGWVLCWTLVNLFKNHSVLNLLFLGYPFGVYVPLCCFHQESRGGGVASPTDCGLSERDGVEGGALIRPREFMSLLRENLREQFSSPAPVPTHTCPHSPELIRTEVEELKTNFNRRIKEVLFNSLFSAYYVAFLPLCFVKSTQYYDMRWSCEHLIMVWINAFVMLMSQLFPPSYCDLLHRSAAHLGRWQRLEHGSYSNAPQHLWSENTIWPQGVLVRHSRCVYKAVGPYNVALPSDVSHARFYFLFHKPLRILNLLIGIESSVIVYQLYSLLRSERWNHTLSLGLILFCNYYVLFKLLRDRIVLGKAYSYPLGSNSLSLKSQ; this is encoded by the exons ATGCCCGGAGGGCGCAGGGGTCCGAGCAGACAGCAGCTGAGCCGGTCAGCGCTGCCCTCTTTGCAGACATTGGTTGGTGGAGGCCTCATCAACGGCACAGGGCTGCGCAACAG GAGCACCAACTCCGTGGGACTGTCAGCGCCTCCGTTGACAGCCCTGATCACACCGGAACCAGTTCGTCATTCGCGTATTCCAGATCTCCCCTTGGACAACAGTTTACTGTTTGagttcttgctctttctctacCTGTTGGTTGCTTTGTTTGTGCAGTACATCAACATCTACAGAACTGTGTGGTGGTATCCTTACAGCCAACCTGCTGCCTCTACCTCGCTG AACTTCCACTTAATGGATTACCATCTGGCAGTATTCATCACTGTTATGCTAGCCAGGCGACTTGTGTGGACCATCATCTTAGAG GCTTCTCAGACCAGCCCCTGCTCCCTGGTCCGGTACGTGTTGGTTATAGCCGCGCGTCTCAGTCTGTTGACGCTCTGTGGCTGGGTGCTGTGCTGGACACTGGTGAACCTGTTCAAGAACCACTCGGTGCTCAACCTGCTTTTCCTAGGCTATCC GTTTGGGGTCTACGTACCATTGTGCTGCTTCCACCAAGAAAGCCGCGGAGGTGGCGTGGCCTCTCCGACCGACTGTGGCCTCTCCGAACGGGACGGTGTGGAGGGTGGTGCGCTGATCAGGCCTAGAGAGTTTATGAGCCTCCTGCGGGAGAACCTGCGGGAGCAGTTCAGTAGCCCGGCCCccgtacccacacacacctgcccacaCTCCCCCGAGCTTATTCGCACCGAGGTAGAGGAGCTCAAGACCAACTTCAACCGTCGCATCAAGGAGGTGCTCTTCAACTCGCTCTTCAGTGCCTACTATGTGGCCTTTCTGCCCCTGTGCTTTGTGAAA AGTACCCAGTACTATGACATGCGCTGGTCGTGTGAACACCTCATCATGGTTTGGATCAATGCCTTCGTGATGCTGATGAGTCAGCTGTTTCCGCCTAGTTACTGCGACCTGTTGCATCGGTCGGCCGCACACCTGGGACGATGGCAGCGACTCGAGCATGGCTCCTACAGCAACGCTCCTCAACACCT TTGGTCAGAGAACACCATTTGGCCACAGGGGGTGCTGGTGCGCCACAGTCGCTGTGTGTATAAAGCAGTGGGACCCTACAATGTAGCATTGCCCTCGGATGTGTCCCATGCCAGGTTCTAT TTTCTCTTTCACAAGCCGCTGCGGATTCTCAACCTGCTGATTGGGATTGAGTCCAGTGTGATCGTGTACCAGCTGTATTCTCTGTTGCGCTCAGAACGATGGAACCACACGCTATCTCTCGGCCTCATTCTCTTCTGCAACTATTACGTCCTCTTTAAGTTGCTTCGGGACCGCATCGTGCTGGGCAAGGCCTACTCCTACCCACTCGGCAGTAACAGCCTGAGCCTGAAATCCCAGTGA